A single Triticum dicoccoides isolate Atlit2015 ecotype Zavitan chromosome 2A, WEW_v2.0, whole genome shotgun sequence DNA region contains:
- the LOC119358869 gene encoding MLO-like protein 1, with protein MAGGGGKAKPLEFTPTWIVASVCSVIVIISLLFERLLHRLGKRLMRSRKKPLYEALLKVKEELMLLGFISLLLTVFQGPMGKLCVSPGTMHHLLPCKPPPHKTDHLGGAVFTGVMGGARRLLAGGASSDEYCLKKGKVPLLSSEAIHQLHIFIFVLAVTHFVLSAITVLLGIAQTRNWRHWEAKIQENDGGAPQMIKHVQEFKFIQDHFKGHRKRSRIFGWMCSFFKQFYGSVTDEDYTTMRLGFIMKHCKGTPKFNFYSYMIRALEFDFKKVVGISWYLWAMLMIFLLLNVQGWYVYIWITLVPFIMLLVVGSKMEHIITELAYEVAQKHTAIRGDLVVAPSDDFFWFHRPKLVLLLIHVVLFQNAFEIAFFFWLLVTYGFKSCIMGKPAYVITRIVISVICQLLCGYSTLPLYAIVSHMGTSFKKTIFDDNVTEGLVNWAEKARRHTRNPNKITTEPIDEANGGAVQMTNTHANSSVEQGTARLL; from the exons ATGGCTGGCGGAGGAGGGAAAGCCAAGCCGCTCGAGTTCACGCCGACATGGATCGTGGCGTCGGTCTGCTCCGTCATAGTCATCATCTCCTTGCTCTTCGAGCGCTTGCTCCACCGCCTAGGCAAG AGGCTGATGAGGAGCCGCAAGAAGCCGCTGTACGAGGCCCTGCTCAAGGTGAAGGAGGAGCTGATGCTGCTGGGGTTCATCTCGCTGCTGCTCACCGTGTTCCAGGGCCCCATGGGGAAGCTCTGCGTCAGCCCGGGCACCATGCACCACCTGCTGCCCTGCAAGCCGCCGCCGCACAAGACGGACCACCTCGGCGGCGCCGTGTTCACCGGCGTGATGGGTGGGGCGAGGCGCCTCCTGGCTGGAGGAGCCTCCTCCGACGAATACTGCCTCAAGAAG GGCAAAGTTCCACTACTTTCATCTGAAGCTATTCATCAGTTACACATATTTATCTTCGTGTTGGCAGTCACTCATTTCGTTCTCAGTGCTATTACAGTCCTTCTAGGAATTGCACAG ACAAGAAATTGGCGACATTGGGAGGCCAAGATCCAAGAAAATGATGGTGGTG CACCTCAAATGATCAAGCATGTTCAAGAATTCAAATTTATTCAAGACCACTTTAAAGGTCATAGAAAACGGTCGAGGATATTTGGTTGGATG TGCTCCTTCTTCAAACAATTCTATGGATCAGTCACTGATGAGGACTACACAACAATGAGACTTGGTTTCATCATG AAACACTGTAAGGGGACACCAAAATTCAACTTTTATAGTTACATGATTAGAGCTTTGGAGTTTGATTTTAAGAAGGTTGTCGGTATCAG TTGGTACCTTTGGGCCATGCTGATGATATTCCTACTATTGAATGTTCAAG GGTGGTATGTCTACATTTGGATAACCTTGGTTCCATTCATT ATGCTACTTGTGGTAGGAAGTAAGATGGAGCACATCATTACGGAATTGGCTTATGAGGTTGCCCAGAAGCATACAGCTATTCGAGGAGATTTAGTAGTTGCCCCTTCAGATGACTTCTTCTGGTTCCACCGGCCTAAATTAGTCCTTCTGTTGATCCACGTCGTCCTGTTTCAAAATGCATTTGAAATTGCATTTTTCTTCTGGCTCTTG GTGACATACGGTTTTAAATCATGCATCATGGGGAAACCAGCATATGTTATTACTCGAATTGTCATAAG CGTAATCTGCCAACTCCTTTGTGGTTACAGCACCCTACCACTATACGCTATCGTCTCTCAT ATGGGTACTTCTTTCAAGAAGACTATATTTGATGACAATGTGACTGAAGGCCTTGTCAACTGGGCTGAAAAGGCTCGGAGGCACACAAGAAACCCAAATAAAATTACTACAGAGCCAATTGACGAGGCAAATGGTGGCGCAGTTCAAATGACAAATACACATGCCAACTCATCAGTGGAGCAAGGGACCGCTAGGCTATTATAA